In Solenopsis invicta isolate M01_SB chromosome 6, UNIL_Sinv_3.0, whole genome shotgun sequence, the genomic window tttacattattgctCCTACGTGGTATTACTTTTCATCAGTGTTGAGCTAATCgcttaatttatttgttaattaaaaattcaaaatatataaaattataattaatataatcaattaatgaaattaaatgttaaaacaattttttacaattaatttttaatcatatttcaaaaattatattgataacttttaattgattcaaactttaatcaattaatgctcaaaatttattttaaagcaactgaaaaattttaatcgtttgTTATAATCAAAAACTAAATTCTTAatcgtaattattaaataattgaaaaattgattaaattatgcAACACAGTGCTTTTTACAGATTCACTCACTTCTGAGAACCAATTGAACGTCTTATAGGATTCATTGATTGTTCTGTAGACATTTGGCGAAAGAGTGTGAATGAACACCTCGTCTGCCCACTTCCTCCAGTTACGTTCCTCGCTAAACATAAAAGAACAGTAAAATGGTATAAAATGTGTGATTGATTATccaattatgtatatattagatTTCACATACGTAATATCGTTCATCGATCTATCCTTTGGAAGCTGCTTATTGAACATGAGAAAATACTTGTTTATAATCTCATATTTAAATTTGCCATTTTCTTCATGCATGCCTATACTCGGATAATAATTGGCCAGTTCTTCGATTTTGTGAGATGTGTTGTAAAAGTAGGAGGCAAGAAGCGATACTATCATGGTGCTGTCATTTAAGGGCTGATAACCTCCATCCACTTTGGTCAAGAGGATTGGAACTTTTTTGTACGAGGACCATCCAATTTCTTTACGAAGCACTGGGTCTACCTCCACAATGTCATAAGATATCCCATAATAATCCAAGAATACTCTGACCTGAAGTATAAATAATTCCATTCAGATTTTAATTCGGTAAATTAGCTTGTCATATATCTGTATTATTCTGTTATAATACAGATAGAATTATTGACTTTAGCTATTGAAGAAATATCGAACTGTGGAAAGAGATGAGATTAGAGAGAAATTATACAATTAGAAATTCTGCTGTCTGCGATTTCTAAAGTTTTACCCACCTTACAGCAAAAGGGGCACGTCTGATACTGGAATAACGTAAGTTTTAAACCTGTGGAATCCACCGGGGATGTAATCTGAAATAAAACAGGTGCGATTACATCAAGGCAAGATATACGCAGCGTGCAATCGTTCACGATCATCGGGATACCTTCCGGGACGGAGTGATAGGCGGCTTGTGCTTGAGTAATGCAGTCTCCAATTGCGTTCCCTCCAGGGCGATGTTCTTCCGAG contains:
- the LOC105200510 gene encoding prostaglandin E synthase 2, whose translation is MAAVHRFARFTERAKFLSKCYFINQNGTQGSFCTMVQQPQRMRSGLVKFALIGAVTGTAVGAGYAYRRIKETRKNIALEGTQLETALLKHKPPITPSRKITSPVDSTGLKLTLFQYQTCPFCCKVRVFLDYYGISYDIVEVDPVLRKEIGWSSYKKVPILLTKVDGGYQPLNDSTMIVSLLASYFYNTSHKIEELANYYPSIGMHEENGKFKYEIINKYFLMFNKQLPKDRSMNDITEERNWRKWADEVFIHTLSPNVYRTINESYKTFNWFSEVGKWEEYFPSWERLLIVNVGAMAMWLIGKKLKKRHRLKDDVRQSLYDEANYWLRGIKARGTTFMGGSKPDLSDLAVYGILKSIEGCDAFQDLLTHTKIGIWYNAVREQVDAHSGNASLSR